GAATATGTGCCATCGCCCTTCATATTGCCTTGTCTATCCTCGTTTTACTTTCAATAAGGGAAAAACAATGGAAGTATTTAATGTATGCGATTCTGTTTCATGCTGCTGCTAACTTCCTGCCAGGCTTATACCAAGCGGGAGTCATCAAAAGCCTGCTGGCTGTAGAAGCAATTCTTTTCAGCATTGCAGTAATCTCTGTCATTTTCACTTACCGAATAAAAAACAGATTTCATTAACTAAAAAAAAGAAAATTCTCTTTAGTACGCAGAGAATTTTCCTTTTTTTATGTCAGCTGCGGCCTAATACTACTCATTTCCTTTTCCGCATTCCTTAAGCTTACTAGCCATAGATCAGCAAGTGCCATGCCGTCCATTAGTTCTATATTCAGCCCCTTAGCATAAGTGATTGCCTTAGGCGTAAAGGTGCCAGCTGTTATCACATAACCGCCTGCTGCACGTTTTTTTATGATGTTTGAATGAATCAAGGCAATTTGTTCAACCCCGACTTCATGCTGATTGCTATTAATTTGTCCTAAGTACAGCCCATCTTTTGTTTGGTGCTCCAAGTTTACACCCGTTTCATCTGTATCATTCAGCACCCAAGCTGTGCCACCTCTTGTTCTTTCCAGCAGGTTTGCAGCAAATAACTCTAAGGTTACTTCCTCTTTCACCCAGACCGGACTGCTTGTAATTTGCTTATCAGCTGGAAAAAAACGCAGAAACAAACCCATTGCTAACGTTTTTCTTATTTCCTGACTTGTATGGAGATGCTGTAGTATCAGACTGTCCTTATAATTCTCCTGCTTTTTTGTCCAGAAAAAATGAATGAAAGCAAGG
This DNA window, taken from Niallia sp. Man26, encodes the following:
- a CDS encoding restriction endonuclease: MLFFEVIAGILIVLAFIHFFWTKKQENYKDSLILQHLHTSQEIRKTLAMGLFLRFFPADKQITSSPVWVKEEVTLELFAANLLERTRGGTAWVLNDTDETGVNLEHQTKDGLYLGQINSNQHEVGVEQIALIHSNIIKKRAAGGYVITAGTFTPKAITYAKGLNIELMDGMALADLWLVSLRNAEKEMSSIRPQLT